The sequence below is a genomic window from Salicibibacter cibarius.
GATTTTCTCTTTTTCAGTCCGCAGAACGATCCCCTGAGGACTCCGCGCAATCGATTTCACTCTTTTCGGTCCGCAGAACGACCACCTGAGGACTCTGCGCGATCGATTTCACTCTCTTCGGTCCGCAGAACGATCCCCTGAGGACTCCGCGCAATCGATTTCACTCTTTTCGGTCCGCAGATCGACCTTCTGAGGACTCAACTCGATCGATTTCGCCCTTTTCTGTCCGCAGATCGATCCCCTGAGGACTCAACTCGATCGATTTCACCTTTTTCTGTCCGCAGATCGATCCTCTGAGGACTCCGCGCAATCGATTTCACTCTTTTCGGTCCGCAGATCGGCCTTCTGAGGACTCAACTCGATCGATTTCGCCCTTTTCTGTCCGCAGATCGATCCCCTGAGGACTCAACTCGATCGATTTCACCTTTTTCTGTCCGCAGATCGATCCTCTGAGGACTCCGCGCAATCGATTTCACTCTTTTCGGTCCGCAGATCGGCCTTCTGAGGACTCAACTCGATCGATTTCGCCCTTTTCTGTCCGCAGATCGATCCCCTGAGGACTCAACTCGATCGATTTCACTCTCTTCTGTCCGCAGAACGATCCTCTGAGGACTCCGCTCGATCGATTTCGCCCTTTTCTGTCCGCAGAACGACCACCTGAGGACTCCGCTCGATCGATTTCGCCTTTCTCGGTCCGCAGAACGATCCTCTTAAGACTCAACTCGATCGACTCCCTTTTTTCACTCAGCCGACTCGTCATCCTCCGCGAGCTCCCGGAATAATCCGTACGTGAATTGTTCGGCGTCGAAGGGTTGCAAGTCGTCGACGCCTTCGCCGAGGCCGACGAATTTGACGGGGATGTCGAGTTCATTACGAATGGCAAGCACGATGCCGCCTTTCGCGGTGCCATCCAGTTTCGTGAGCACGATGCCGGAAACTTCCGTTGCTTCCTTAAACGTTTTCGCCTGTGTCATGGCGTTTTGCCCGGTTGTCGCGTCCAACACGAGCAATACTTCGTGCGGGGCCGACGGGATTTCGCGGCTGATGACGCGTTTTACTTTTTCCAGTTCTTTCATTAAATTAACCTTGTTTTGCAAGCGCCCAGCCGTGTCGCAAAGCAACACGTCCGCATTTTTGGAGCGGGCGGATTGGATCGCATCGTACATCACCGCTGCCGGATCCGAGCCTTCGGCTTGCTTGACGACATTAACGCCGACATCTTCGCCCCAGGCAGCCAATTGTTCGATCGCGCCGGCCCGGAACGTGTCGCCCGCGGCCAAAACGACGTTTTTGCCTTCGGACTTGAAACGTTGGGCAATTTTTCCAATTGTCGTCGT
It includes:
- the ftsY gene encoding signal recognition particle-docking protein FtsY; translation: MNFFKKLKERVSAQTETVTSKFKDGLEKTRDSFAEKMNDLAARYRTVDEDFFEELEELLISADVGVHTVMELTEELRDEVKRQNVKTPGDVLPVISEKLTAKLDYSGEDYALNMNGEGMTVVLFVGVNGVGKTTTIGKIAQRFKSEGKNVVLAAGDTFRAGAIEQLAAWGEDVGVNVVKQAEGSDPAAVMYDAIQSARSKNADVLLCDTAGRLQNKVNLMKELEKVKRVISREIPSAPHEVLLVLDATTGQNAMTQAKTFKEATEVSGIVLTKLDGTAKGGIVLAIRNELDIPVKFVGLGEGVDDLQPFDAEQFTYGLFRELAEDDESAE